TATTTTCTTTTTATACGGAAAACAATTATTTTATCAGCTAATTTTTAGTACTGGGAAATTATACTGTCTTCTTAATAATCTTATAATTTGGTTATTTAATCTATTGAAAACCTTGTTAGATTACAATATAATTACAATTCGAAACAATAATATTTCTAATTTTAATAATAAATCTATTAAAAAATCTTTTTTGTATTGTATTGACTGATAAAGGAGAAAATAAATGAACCCTGTTATATTAACTGTAATTCTTTTAGTGTGTAGCAACTGCTTTATGCTATTTGCCTGGTATTCTCATTTGAAAGAACTTGGTGATAAAATTTGGATTATTGCTGTGCTTTTCAGCTGGGGCATAGCCTTTTTTGAATACTTATTACAGGTCCCGGCTAATCGAATTGGTTATACTGTTTTCTCTTTTGGTCAATTAAAAATTTTACAAGAAATTATTACCTTGAGTGTCTTTGTACCTTTTTCTATTATTTATTTAAAAGAGCCATTAAAATATGATTATCTTTGGGCAGGATTTTGCTTAATAGGGGCTGCATACTTTGTNNNNNNNNNNNNNNNNNNNNNNNNNNNNNNNNNNNNNNNNNNNNNNNNNNNNNNNNNNNNNNNNNNNNNNNNNNNNNNNNNNNNNNNNNNNNNNNNNNNNGTCTAAATATATTTTTAACTCTACCCCTCTATTTTTAGCATTGACAACTTCCTGAGATATTTGGCTGTCGGTTAAATAATACATAGCAATATGGATTGATAATTCTGCTCTTTTCAAGTGTTCAATGATAACTGCTTCCGGATCATCGTACAGGGAAAAGTAGACTAGGGGTTTTGCAATACATATTGCTTGAAATGATAATGTTAAAAAAATAAGGGAACATAAAAGACTATAAACAATCTGTAGAAATTTTCTTTTTCTGTAAATAAGCATTTGTTTAAAAATATTCCTTTCATTTGTTGTTGGGTATGTTCGAAATAATAGTTCTTACTTATTATAACATTTGATTTTGACTACTGTATGTCTGGAATTAATAGATTTGTTAAAACTTTAAAATGTTTTAGTTCTAAATAATGTTAGAAATATTTGGATTGTAATTATGATATGAATCGTATTCTCAGTTAAACCATATTCCTGATATAAAATAATTAATTATTAAAACAGTAACCAGGGCAAGAAAAAACTTCCAATATTCTTTATATAATTCTGCAGTAGAAACTTTCATATATTCGCAGGTAAATAATTGACACAGGTGCAGGGGAGAAAAGAAATACCCTACAAAACCCCAGACGAAAGTAAAGTGACAATAAAGTAACAATTGACTATTTGATAACGGCAACGTTGTTAATATAGGCAGTATTACGCCTAGGGCAGTTGGCTGGAATCCGGTTGTTATGCCAAAGAAAAAGGAGATGATTATAATACCAAACATAGTAGTTTCAGGATTACTCAAAATCATAGTTAGATAACTGCTGAGGGATTCCATTTCAGCAATGACTCCCTGAATTAGATAAACACCCACTAACGCAAATAGAATCTTAAAATTAAAGGCTTTTATTACATCGAAGAAAAAAGTCTGTTCCGGATGAAGCATGTATACAATAGATAAATTAACCAATAACCCCAGATAAAACGGCAGGCCGAAAAAGATATTTAAAAGCACCGCTGCAT
This is a stretch of genomic DNA from Atribacterota bacterium. It encodes these proteins:
- a CDS encoding DMT family protein, producing the protein MNPVILTVILLVCSNCFMLFAWYSHLKELGDKIWIIAVLFSWGIAFFEYLLQVPANRIGYTVFSFGQLKILQEIITLSVFVPFSIIYLKEPLKYDYLWAGFCLIGAAYFV
- a CDS encoding phospholipase D-like domain-containing protein, whose translation is MLIYRKRKFLQIVYSLLCSLIFLTLSFQAICIAKPLVYFSLYDDPEAVIIEHLKRAELSIHIAMYYLTDSQISQEVVNAKNRGVELKIYLD